The stretch of DNA ATATTCCAACATATTGATGAGATAAATAGATTCATTTTCATATCAGATTGAAATTATGTTGGTTCATTGGAGGAACTTTCCAATTTTCATTTGAACTTCGAATTTAAAGCAAGTTTTTCttatattcttaattcattttgaTAAGGAGACAAAAGAGTAAGTGTAGTTCCCATAAGTAAGACATCATGAGCCATGATTTAAACTTTTTAGGAGTTAGGGCAGCTGTTGTAGTTTATAATGGCAACTTTCTTAATTATCTATCATTCATGTTTCAATTTAATCTTTAACTGATTAGCCTGTTCAAGCTCATGGAATAACTTAAGTACAGTTATCCACCATGTTTGATTTTGGTCCCAATTCAATTACTTTTTGATAAATATCTGGCTCGGATCAATTTAAAGTTCAAGTCACGAACTTATTTTGAAATGAAGGCCTGAGTGTGGAGATAGCTTTTGTAGTGATGAAGTAGAGTTTGTAACCAATTAAAAACATGCCAAACATATTGAAGCTTCTAGATCAGAGACATGTGCTCCATATCCGCATTCCTAATAGGACTTGAGCCTCCTGGGGACTCATTAGAGGGAGGAAATTAGGGATTGCCTAGATTCAGTTAATGTATAAACTTGAATGAGCTCATGCAGCAGCTGACATCTAGCTGCTTGTGAGTCACTTGGTTTGTTTATTCTGTGGATTCTTGCAATTATTTATGTCGCCAGTAATTATCAACAGAAGTGGTAAAAAGAATGCTACTCTTCTAGGTCACTTACTTTATTCCTTGCTTATGAGGAAGCAGTTCTATATGCAGATTTGAAGTGCTAGATGAGGAACTGGGTGATGATGATGAGGGTGGTGGCCAACGGTAACTATCTTTTATTGACTCTCATTTGACTGCTGGATTTTAACTTCTGGTCTGAGGGTACAAGGTATAAAATACCTTATAGTTAAGGGTGAAAAATTTATTCTACcccttttcatttatttcagTTTTTTGCATGATTGAAGAATTCATCTGAGAGTGacattttttctccttttttcttgCTGCTCTCAGGAAGTACAAGCTACCCATGTCGAATATTATTCCTTTCCCCAAGAGAAATGACCCTTCTACTGCCCAGGATTTCCCTCCTGGAAGACAAGTGTTGGTTGGCTATCCAGGAACAACTGCAATTTATAAGGCAACTGTTGTACAACAACCACAAAGGTAACGTTTTTCTTCCCCCTGGCTGCTATAACAGAAGTTATGTTCATTTCATAGGAATTCCATTCTTCTGTAGGTTCTTGCCCTTTGACCAAACAAGTTTATCATGAACTAACTAATAATTGTGTTGTGCATGTTTGTGGTACTCTCAACCATTCGTAATATTTTCAGAGGAAGACAGATGAGCAGGTAATACCATCTATGTGTTTCATCCTTAGCATCCCGAGTTTTTGGAGTACCTTGCTAGAAATTTTTCTAGAGAAATTAAGGATCTTAGTTATGTGCAGATTGGTGTAATGATGGAGTATTTTGACTATTAAAAGTTTCATCATTACTCCTTTTTGTGTTCCTTTTCTGGTTTATCATTTGACAGATTTTCCTCATTATGGCTTTCAATATCTGATCTGTCTGTTTCTGCCATTTTTCAGATCTGGTCTTGAACTTTGGTAAACATTCCACCTAGTATTTTGAATGGCTTTGTGGTGCAAACTTCGGATGACTAAAATTGACAAGATTGGAAGCGAAGACAATGTTGAATTAATGGATCTGGTCTTTTGTTTGTTACTAGCCAAACCAGTTCAAGGTGGAattttttttgctcttttgttgtttggattttaatgaaatgagttgctGCTTGGATACTAGTACATCATATTCGTATCATTATATGCAGCTTCTTTTGTGTCCAGTTGTGGAGATGTACTTGGTGTTACTTATGTAGATGGTAGACTCGGAATTATGTGTGCAAACACTTGTTGTGTTATGGAGATGCTATAGTGTAGTTTGTGTAGATGATGTATAGCTTGGTAGCATCCACCATGTGTAGCCTGTGTATATCCTGATCTCTCTGAAATTCAAACTCTGATGAATACAATTATAAGACtatcaatttcaattattttggtttatgcGCAGCTCTACAACTTTTGTGTTTCTACAAGAACGttaatttaactcaattcaattcaaataaagtcTAATTCAATAAGTTAATTGCAATATCAAGACCGACATTTCACAAACAGGTTAATCTCCAAAACTCCATACTGCATTTATAAACAATTCCCAACTGCATGATATTGTCAAGATTACTTTCCCGAGGCCATTGTAGGTCGTTCTTTAAAAATGAGTGAAGAtctgtttgtaaatgaaattgaTGGCTAATGAGATGGTCATTATCAGTTGTACAGTGTACTaattataagtgaaatataagaGTTTTCATTAAAGGTTACTACGCTAGCAATCTGTGTATCACAGGAAATTGTCTCTTAGAGTTTTTGTTACAGGCTTTTAAAAGTGCTAAAATCATATTGAATTGACTTTAAGACTCAATAAGTTGTTATGTAATTTCAACCTCCCAAACAATATCACAGCTCTGCTCTAAAACGTATATGGTATCTTCTAGTACATCTTTATAACATCCTAATAAAATTCGGAACCTGAGcaacaaataatattctaaatgcaTTTCCATGGAAGGTCTAAGCTTTGTTAATGTAATCTTTTCTTAGAAGGCAATGAGAGAGAACTGGACCAACACTTCTAGCTAACAAACGGTATATAAGCTATAATTTTTCTAGTGGTCAATATCTTCAATTAATAGCAACGTGATATCTTTTTAATTCATTCCAACATGGTACTTTCCTTTGGCGTAATAACTAT from Juglans regia cultivar Chandler chromosome 4, Walnut 2.0, whole genome shotgun sequence encodes:
- the LOC118348241 gene encoding SAGA-associated factor 29 homolog B-like gives rise to the protein MIMTTFYLTLRFEVLDEELGDDDEGGGQRKYKLPMSNIIPFPKRNDPSTAQDFPPGRQVLVGYPGTTAIYKATVVQQPQR